In Serratia sp. FDAARGOS_506, a genomic segment contains:
- the amiC gene encoding N-acetylmuramoyl-L-alanine amidase AmiC, with product MPNSNHNLGRRRLLQGVAASWLLSVSRTGFAASSHVIAVRVWPSSTYTRVTLESNVELKYKQFALTNPDRVVVDIEGVHLNSVLKGIAGQVRADDPYLKQARVGQFDQNTVRLVLELKQSVSPHIFTLAPVPEYRNRLVMDLYPTKVGSGGEEYDPLLALLEDYNKGDLERTLPPEAPQAGKAGRDRPIVIMLDPGHGGEDPGAIGKYKTREKDIVLQIARKLSAMIKREPNMKVFMTRNEDVFIPLKVRVAKARKQRADLFVSIHADAFTSRAARGSSVFALSTKGATSSAAKFLAQTQNASDQIGGVSKSGDRYLDHTMFDLIQTATINDSLKFGKEVLNRMGKINRLHKNRVDQAGFAVLKAPDIPSILVETAFISNIEEERKLRTSHFQQQVAESILAGIKAYFANGGALASR from the coding sequence ATGCCAAACTCTAATCACAATCTGGGCCGCCGTCGTTTATTACAGGGCGTTGCCGCCAGCTGGTTGCTGAGTGTGAGTCGTACGGGCTTCGCCGCATCATCGCACGTGATCGCCGTGCGCGTCTGGCCATCTTCTACCTATACCCGCGTCACGCTGGAATCCAATGTCGAGCTGAAATACAAGCAGTTTGCGCTGACCAATCCCGATCGCGTGGTGGTGGACATCGAAGGCGTTCACCTCAACAGCGTGCTGAAAGGCATCGCCGGGCAGGTGCGCGCCGACGACCCTTATCTCAAGCAGGCGCGCGTCGGCCAGTTCGATCAGAATACCGTGCGGTTGGTGCTGGAGCTCAAGCAGAGCGTCAGCCCGCATATTTTCACGTTGGCGCCGGTGCCGGAGTATCGCAACCGTCTGGTGATGGATCTCTACCCGACCAAGGTCGGCAGCGGCGGCGAGGAGTATGATCCGCTACTGGCGTTACTGGAAGATTACAACAAGGGCGATCTGGAGCGTACGCTGCCGCCGGAAGCGCCGCAGGCCGGCAAAGCGGGGCGCGATCGGCCGATCGTCATCATGCTGGATCCCGGCCACGGTGGTGAAGATCCCGGCGCTATCGGCAAGTACAAGACGCGTGAGAAAGACATCGTATTGCAGATTGCCCGCAAGCTGAGCGCCATGATCAAGCGCGAGCCGAACATGAAGGTGTTCATGACGCGCAACGAAGACGTGTTTATCCCGCTCAAGGTGCGCGTCGCCAAGGCGCGCAAGCAGCGCGCGGATCTGTTCGTTTCGATTCACGCCGACGCTTTTACCAGCCGCGCAGCGCGCGGTTCATCGGTGTTCGCGTTGTCTACCAAGGGCGCCACCAGCTCGGCGGCCAAGTTCCTGGCTCAGACGCAGAATGCTTCGGACCAAATCGGGGGCGTCAGCAAGAGCGGCGACCGTTATCTCGACCACACCATGTTCGATCTGATCCAAACCGCGACCATCAACGACAGCCTGAAGTTCGGTAAGGAAGTGTTGAATCGGATGGGGAAAATCAACCGGTTGCACAAGAATCGCGTCGATCAGGCCGGTTTTGCGGTGTTGAAAGCGCCCGATATCCCGTCGATCCTGGTGGAAACGGCATTTATCAGCAACATCGAAGAGGAGCGCAAGCTGCGTACCAGCCATTTCCAGCAGCAGGTGGCGGAGTCGATTCTGGCGGGCATCAAGGCTTATTTCGCCAACGGCGGTGCGCTGGCGAGCCGATAA
- the argA gene encoding amino-acid N-acetyltransferase, whose translation MQKRFVVKERSTELVQGFRHSVPYINAHRGKTFVIMLGGEAIEHENFSNIVNDIGLLHSLGIRLVVVYGARPQIDANLAQHNYEPIYHKHTRVTDAHTLELVKQAAGLLQLDITARLSMSLNNTPLQGAHINVVSGNFIIAQPLGVDDGIDYCHSGRIRRIDEDAIHRQLDSNAIVLIGPVAVSVTGESFNLTSEEVATQLAIKLKAEKMIGFCSSQGVTDAEGNILSELFPNDAQKRLEELEEGGDYHSGTVRFLRGAVKGCRSGVRRSHLISYQEDGALVQELFSRDGIGTQIVMESAEQVRRATINDIGGILELIRPLEQQGILVRRSREQLEMEIDKFTIIERDNLTIACAALYPFLEEKIGEMACVAVHPDYRSSSRGEMLLQRVENQARQMGLKKLFVLTTRSIHWFQERGFTPAEVDVLPMQKQALYNYQRRSKILLADL comes from the coding sequence ATGCAAAAGAGGTTTGTCGTGAAGGAACGTAGTACAGAGCTGGTGCAAGGATTCCGTCACTCAGTCCCCTATATCAATGCCCACCGCGGCAAGACGTTTGTCATCATGCTCGGCGGGGAAGCCATCGAACACGAGAATTTCTCCAACATCGTCAACGACATCGGGCTGCTGCATAGCCTGGGCATTCGCCTGGTGGTGGTTTACGGCGCGCGGCCGCAGATCGACGCCAATCTGGCGCAGCATAACTATGAGCCGATTTACCACAAGCACACCCGCGTAACCGACGCCCATACGCTTGAGCTGGTCAAGCAGGCCGCCGGTTTGTTGCAGCTCGATATCACCGCCCGGCTGTCGATGAGCCTCAACAACACGCCGCTACAAGGTGCGCATATCAACGTGGTCAGCGGCAACTTCATCATCGCGCAGCCTCTGGGCGTCGATGACGGCATCGACTACTGCCACAGTGGCCGCATTCGCCGCATCGATGAAGACGCGATCCACCGCCAGCTCGACAGCAACGCCATCGTGCTGATCGGTCCGGTCGCGGTTTCAGTCACCGGCGAGAGCTTCAACCTGACCTCGGAAGAGGTGGCTACCCAGCTGGCGATCAAGCTGAAAGCGGAAAAAATGATCGGTTTCTGCTCCTCGCAGGGCGTGACCGACGCGGAAGGCAACATCCTTTCCGAGCTGTTCCCCAACGACGCACAAAAGCGCCTTGAAGAGCTCGAGGAAGGCGGCGACTACCATTCCGGCACCGTGCGCTTCCTGCGCGGCGCGGTGAAAGGCTGCCGCAGCGGCGTGCGCCGCAGCCACCTGATCAGCTACCAAGAGGACGGTGCGCTGGTGCAGGAACTGTTCTCGCGCGACGGCATCGGCACCCAAATCGTGATGGAGAGCGCCGAACAGGTGCGCCGTGCGACGATCAACGATATCGGCGGCATCCTGGAACTGATTCGGCCGCTCGAGCAGCAGGGTATTCTGGTGCGCCGTTCGCGTGAACAGCTGGAGATGGAGATCGACAAGTTCACCATTATCGAACGCGACAACCTGACCATCGCCTGCGCGGCGCTGTACCCGTTCTTAGAGGAAAAAATCGGTGAGATGGCCTGCGTGGCGGTGCATCCCGATTACCGCAGTTCTTCGCGCGGCGAGATGCTGCTGCAGCGGGTGGAAAATCAGGCGCGGCAGATGGGGCTGAAGAAGCTGTTCGTGCTGACCACCCGCAGCATCCACTGGTTCCAGGAGCGTGGCTTCACCCCGGCGGAAGTCGACGTGCTGCCGATGCAAAAGCAGGCGCTGTACAACTACCAGCGCCGCTCCAAAATCCTGCTGGCAGACCTGTAA
- the recD gene encoding exodeoxyribonuclease V subunit alpha, translating to MIALLEQAVALGALRPLDVQFARVVANDDEPDILLAAACLSAEAGAGHVCLMLEQLQADTLFEGRQPALALAAWEAAGRPDSAHWQRRLAASAAVGDGSGATPLVLRGPRLYLQRMWQNEGEVAAFIGGEGESLAVPEAELRTILDRLFGAASGEPDWQKIAAAVAATRRIAVISGGPGTGKTTTVAKLLAALVQLDESARLRIQLAAPTGKAAARLTESLGSASRQLSLTPAQQALFPTEAATLHRLLGAQPNSQRMRYHRGNRLHLDVLVVDEASMVDLPMMARLIAALPDRARVIFLGDRDQLASVEAGAVLGDICRFAEQGYSDARAAELSRLTGCSLAGQQADAEATVRDSLCLLRKSYRFDARSGIGQLALAVNAGAGDRALMALNGSFGDVAGYALATSEEYQALLDVCVAGYRDYLRLTAEGADAVAVLAAFGRFQVLCALREGPFGVAGLNERIELGLQRAGLIERKPGVLGRWYQGRPVMIGRNDSALGLFNGDIGITLPDEHGDLRVHFQLPDGSIKSVQPSRLPAHETAYAMTVHKSQGSEFDHTVLVLPNHFLPVLTRELVYTAITRARKQLSLYATEAVLLRAIRTPTQRRSGLAERLQVTE from the coding sequence ATGATCGCACTGCTGGAGCAGGCTGTGGCGCTTGGCGCGCTGCGCCCGCTGGACGTGCAGTTCGCCCGCGTGGTGGCGAACGACGACGAGCCCGATATTTTGTTGGCCGCCGCCTGCCTGAGCGCAGAGGCGGGGGCCGGTCACGTTTGCCTGATGCTGGAACAACTGCAGGCTGACACGCTGTTTGAAGGGCGCCAGCCGGCGTTGGCGCTGGCGGCGTGGGAGGCGGCCGGGCGGCCGGATAGCGCGCATTGGCAACGGCGCCTGGCGGCCAGCGCGGCGGTCGGGGACGGCAGCGGCGCTACGCCGCTGGTGCTGCGCGGGCCGCGCCTGTATCTGCAACGCATGTGGCAAAACGAAGGTGAAGTGGCGGCGTTTATCGGCGGCGAAGGCGAGTCACTGGCGGTGCCGGAGGCTGAGCTGCGTACTATTCTCGACCGTTTGTTCGGCGCGGCAAGCGGCGAACCCGATTGGCAGAAAATCGCCGCCGCGGTGGCCGCCACGCGGCGCATCGCGGTGATTTCCGGTGGGCCTGGTACCGGTAAAACTACCACCGTCGCCAAACTGTTGGCGGCGCTGGTGCAGCTGGATGAAAGCGCGCGTTTGCGTATCCAACTGGCGGCACCGACCGGCAAGGCGGCGGCGCGCCTGACGGAGTCGCTTGGCAGCGCCAGCCGTCAGTTGTCGCTGACCCCGGCTCAGCAAGCGCTGTTCCCGACAGAGGCGGCGACGTTGCACCGTCTGTTGGGGGCGCAACCGAACAGTCAGCGCATGCGCTATCACCGTGGCAACCGGCTGCATTTGGATGTGCTGGTGGTGGATGAGGCCTCGATGGTCGACCTGCCGATGATGGCACGCCTGATTGCCGCGCTGCCCGATCGGGCGCGGGTGATTTTCCTCGGCGACCGCGATCAGTTGGCCTCGGTGGAGGCCGGCGCGGTGCTGGGCGATATTTGCCGTTTTGCCGAGCAGGGATACAGCGATGCGCGTGCCGCAGAGCTGAGCCGCCTGACCGGCTGTTCGCTCGCTGGGCAGCAGGCCGACGCGGAAGCAACGGTGCGTGACAGCCTGTGTCTGCTGCGCAAGAGCTATCGCTTTGACGCCCGCTCCGGCATCGGTCAGTTGGCGTTGGCGGTCAACGCCGGTGCGGGGGATCGTGCGCTAATGGCCTTGAACGGCAGTTTCGGCGATGTCGCGGGCTATGCGCTGGCGACGAGCGAAGAGTATCAGGCGCTGTTGGATGTCTGCGTGGCGGGCTATCGCGACTATCTGCGGCTCACCGCCGAAGGCGCGGACGCGGTGGCGGTGCTGGCGGCCTTTGGCCGTTTTCAGGTGCTGTGTGCGCTGCGTGAAGGGCCGTTCGGCGTTGCCGGCCTGAATGAACGTATTGAGCTCGGGCTACAGCGCGCCGGTTTGATTGAGCGTAAGCCGGGTGTACTGGGCCGCTGGTACCAAGGGCGGCCGGTGATGATCGGCCGCAATGACAGCGCGCTGGGGCTGTTCAATGGGGATATAGGCATTACGCTGCCGGATGAGCACGGCGATCTGCGCGTGCATTTCCAACTGCCGGACGGCAGCATCAAGTCGGTGCAGCCAAGCCGTTTGCCGGCGCATGAAACCGCGTATGCCATGACGGTGCACAAGTCCCAGGGCTCGGAGTTTGACCATACGGTTCTGGTGTTGCCGAACCATTTCCTGCCGGTGCTGACGCGTGAATTGGTCTATACCGCGATTACTCGCGCACGTAAGCAGCTTTCGCTGTATGCCACAGAGGCGGTGCTGCTGCGGGCCATTCGCACGCCGACCCAGCGCCGCAGCGGATTGGCTGAGCGGTTGCAGGTGACGGAATAA
- the recB gene encoding exodeoxyribonuclease V subunit beta codes for MTETAPQRLEPLTLPLFGERLIEASAGTGKTFTIGALYLRLLLGLGGEAAFPRPLTVEEILVVTFTEAATEELRGRIRDNIHGLRIACVRGVSVNPLFSALMAEIDDLTDAASQLLAAERQMDEAAIYTIHGFCQRMLTHNAFESGMLFEQTLVQDELPLRRQACADFWRRHCYPLPLGVARAVSQEWSGPEALLADLSGYLHGEAPALRRPPKEEETVLMRHEQIVARIDAIKAQWRAAAGELEALIAQSGVDKRSYSSKHLPNWLNKVGEWSGLETQDYQLPKELDKFRQSVLLEKTKKGEPPRHALFTAIDELFDEPLTLRDLIMARALSEIRTSIQQEKRQRAELGFDDLLSRLDGALQSGGGEQLAQAIRQRYPVAMIDEFQDTDPQQYRIFQKLYVGRPDCGLLLIGDPKQAIYAFRGADIFTYMRARSEVSAHYTLETNWRSSPSMVASVNHLFSQVEKPFLFGQIPFIEVNAAEKNQGLAFDLHGKPQPAMQFWLQQGEGAGVSDYQQVMARLCATQIRDWLSAGQQGQAWLHVGKEPRPVQASDITVLVRSRNEAALVRDALSALSIPSVYLSNRDSVFDTPEAKDLLWLLQAVLAPEQERTLRSAMATGLMGLDAPTLDGLSRDERAWDALVNEFDYYRTLWLRRGVLPMLSEVMKARQLAENLLASAGGERRLTDVLHLGELLQEAAAQLDSEHALVRWLAQQIAQPNRQSDNQQLRLESDRHLVQVITIHKSKGLEFDLVWLPFVGNFRQQQQALYHDRHSFQALLDLDANEESQAWAEEERLAEDLRLLYVALTRSVYHCSIGIAPLFQGTRKKQGDTDLHRSALGYLVQGGRAGDAVYLQERLQQLAGGGIALSLVEPPDESPWQPQAALAEALAAKSFTRRIQDFWRVTSYTGLQQHGASLMQDLLPRLDVDAAGERGEESEPALTPHTFPRGATPGTFLHSLFETLDFTQPLDEQWLLEQLQQQGFAEHWQPILLAWMQVLLNTSLDDSGVTLAALAPQHKQAELQFYLPINRLLQAKELDALVKRYDPLSARCPALDFHQVQGMLKGFIDLVFCWQGKYYLLDYKSNWLGEDSSAYTQPAMEQAMAEHRYDLQYQLYTLALHRYLRHRLPDYDYRRHFGGVIYLFLRGVDAAHPGNGIFTCLPEFELVEGMDRLFSGEAAVTEEGS; via the coding sequence ATGACGGAAACTGCCCCGCAGAGGCTGGAGCCGCTGACGCTGCCGCTGTTCGGCGAACGCCTGATAGAAGCGTCGGCGGGCACCGGCAAAACCTTTACCATCGGCGCGCTGTACCTGCGTTTGCTGCTGGGATTGGGCGGTGAAGCGGCGTTTCCCCGCCCGTTGACGGTTGAAGAAATCCTGGTGGTGACCTTTACCGAGGCCGCCACCGAGGAGCTGCGCGGGCGTATCCGCGACAATATCCACGGACTGCGCATCGCTTGCGTGCGCGGTGTCAGCGTCAACCCGCTGTTTTCGGCGCTGATGGCTGAAATTGACGATTTGACCGACGCCGCCTCGCAGCTGCTGGCGGCAGAGCGGCAGATGGACGAAGCGGCGATTTACACTATCCACGGCTTTTGCCAACGAATGCTGACGCACAACGCCTTCGAGTCCGGCATGCTGTTTGAACAAACGCTGGTGCAGGATGAGCTGCCGCTGCGGCGGCAGGCCTGTGCGGATTTCTGGCGTCGCCACTGCTATCCGTTGCCGCTGGGCGTCGCGCGCGCGGTCAGCCAAGAGTGGAGCGGCCCGGAAGCGTTGCTGGCCGATCTCTCCGGCTATCTGCACGGTGAAGCGCCGGCGCTGCGCCGGCCGCCGAAAGAGGAAGAAACCGTTCTGATGCGCCACGAGCAGATTGTCGCGCGCATCGATGCCATCAAGGCGCAATGGCGGGCGGCGGCGGGTGAGCTGGAGGCGTTGATCGCCCAGTCCGGCGTCGATAAACGCAGTTACAGCAGCAAACACCTGCCGAACTGGCTGAACAAGGTCGGCGAATGGAGCGGGTTGGAGACTCAGGACTACCAGCTGCCGAAGGAGCTGGATAAATTTCGCCAGTCGGTGCTGCTGGAGAAGACCAAGAAAGGCGAACCGCCGCGGCATGCGCTGTTCACGGCGATCGACGAGTTGTTCGATGAACCGTTGACGCTGCGCGACCTGATCATGGCGCGCGCGCTCAGTGAGATTCGCACCTCCATTCAACAAGAAAAGCGCCAACGCGCCGAGCTGGGGTTTGACGACCTGCTCAGCCGGCTGGACGGCGCCCTGCAAAGCGGCGGTGGTGAACAGCTGGCGCAGGCGATCCGCCAGCGCTACCCGGTGGCGATGATCGATGAGTTCCAGGATACCGATCCGCAACAATATCGCATCTTTCAAAAACTTTACGTCGGCCGGCCCGATTGCGGCCTGCTGCTGATCGGCGATCCCAAGCAGGCGATTTACGCCTTCCGCGGCGCTGATATCTTTACCTATATGCGGGCGCGTTCAGAGGTGAGCGCCCACTATACGCTGGAGACCAACTGGCGCTCGTCGCCGTCGATGGTCGCCAGCGTCAATCACCTGTTTTCTCAGGTAGAAAAGCCTTTCCTGTTCGGCCAAATCCCCTTTATTGAGGTTAACGCGGCGGAAAAGAACCAAGGGCTGGCGTTTGATCTGCACGGCAAGCCGCAACCGGCGATGCAGTTCTGGCTGCAGCAGGGGGAAGGCGCCGGTGTAAGTGATTACCAACAGGTGATGGCGCGCCTGTGCGCCACGCAAATTCGCGACTGGCTCAGCGCTGGGCAGCAGGGCCAGGCGTGGCTGCATGTTGGCAAGGAGCCACGGCCGGTACAAGCTTCCGATATCACGGTGCTGGTGCGCAGCCGCAATGAGGCGGCGTTGGTGCGCGATGCGCTGAGCGCGCTTTCTATTCCGTCGGTCTACCTGTCCAACCGCGACAGCGTGTTCGACACCCCGGAGGCCAAAGATCTGCTGTGGTTACTGCAGGCAGTGTTGGCGCCGGAACAGGAGCGCACGCTGCGCAGCGCCATGGCCACCGGGCTGATGGGGTTGGACGCGCCGACGCTGGACGGCCTGAGCCGCGATGAGCGCGCCTGGGACGCGCTGGTTAACGAGTTCGACTACTACCGCACGCTCTGGCTGCGCCGCGGCGTGTTGCCGATGCTGAGCGAGGTGATGAAAGCGCGCCAGCTGGCGGAGAACCTGCTGGCCAGCGCCGGCGGCGAGCGTCGATTGACCGACGTGCTGCACCTGGGGGAGCTGTTGCAGGAGGCGGCGGCGCAGCTCGACAGCGAACATGCGCTGGTGCGCTGGCTGGCGCAGCAGATTGCCCAGCCTAATCGCCAGTCCGATAATCAGCAGCTGCGACTGGAGAGTGACCGGCATCTGGTGCAGGTGATCACCATCCACAAGTCCAAGGGGCTGGAATTCGATCTGGTGTGGCTGCCGTTCGTCGGCAATTTCCGCCAGCAGCAACAGGCGCTGTATCACGATCGCCACAGCTTCCAGGCATTGCTGGATCTCGACGCCAATGAAGAGAGCCAGGCTTGGGCAGAGGAGGAGCGGTTGGCGGAAGACTTGCGCCTGCTGTACGTGGCGCTGACCCGTTCGGTGTACCACTGCAGCATCGGCATCGCACCGTTGTTCCAGGGTACGCGCAAGAAACAGGGCGATACCGATCTGCACCGCAGCGCATTGGGTTATCTGGTGCAGGGCGGGCGGGCCGGCGACGCCGTGTATCTGCAGGAGCGGTTGCAGCAATTGGCGGGCGGCGGCATCGCGCTGTCTCTGGTGGAACCGCCGGACGAGTCGCCCTGGCAGCCCCAGGCGGCACTGGCTGAAGCGCTGGCGGCGAAAAGTTTTACCCGGCGGATCCAGGATTTTTGGCGAGTGACCAGCTATACCGGTTTGCAGCAGCACGGCGCGAGCCTGATGCAGGATCTGCTGCCGCGTTTGGATGTCGACGCTGCGGGCGAGCGCGGGGAAGAAAGTGAGCCAGCGCTTACACCACATACCTTCCCGCGCGGCGCAACGCCCGGCACCTTCCTGCACAGCCTGTTTGAAACGCTGGACTTCACCCAGCCGCTCGACGAACAGTGGCTGCTGGAACAGCTGCAGCAGCAAGGGTTCGCCGAACATTGGCAGCCGATTTTGCTGGCGTGGATGCAGGTATTGCTCAATACGTCGCTCGATGACAGCGGCGTGACGCTGGCGGCGCTGGCACCGCAGCACAAGCAGGCCGAGCTGCAGTTCTATTTGCCGATCAACCGGCTGTTGCAGGCGAAGGAGCTCGATGCCCTGGTGAAGCGTTACGATCCGCTTTCCGCCCGCTGTCCGGCGCTGGATTTTCATCAGGTGCAGGGCATGCTGAAAGGCTTTATCGACCTGGTGTTCTGTTGGCAGGGCAAATACTACCTGCTGGACTACAAGTCCAACTGGCTGGGGGAAGACAGCAGCGCCTATACCCAGCCGGCGATGGAGCAGGCGATGGCGGAGCATCGTTACGATCTGCAATACCAGCTGTATACGCTGGCGCTGCATCGTTATCTGCGTCATCGGTTGCCGGATTACGATTATCGGCGCCATTTTGGCGGGGTGATTTATCTGTTCCTGCGCGGTGTGGATGCAGCGCACCCGGGCAACGGCATTTTCACCTGTCTCCCCGAGTTTGAGTTGGTGGAAGGGATGGATCGCTTGTTCAGCGGCGAAGCTGCGGTGACGGAGGAAGGATCATGA
- the ptrA gene encoding pitrilysin, whose product MRRQLARITGLVLLAMCWAPLSWAAQGWQPLAEKINKSEHDPRQYEAIKLANGMTVLLVSDTQAPKSLAALALPVGSLEDPNSQLGLAHYLEHMVLMGSKRYPEPENLSEFLKKHGGSHNASTASYRTAFYLEVENDALEPAVDRMADAIAEPLLDPGNADRERNAVNAELTMARSRDGMRMAQVGAETLNPAHPSARFSGGNLDTLKDKPASKLHDELTAFYKRYYSANLMMGVLYGNQPLPQLADIAAKTFGRVPNHDASVPPITVPAVTPEQQGIIIHYVPAQPRKQLKVEFRIDNNSAAFRSKTDTYISYLIGNRSKNTLSDWLQKQGLADAINAGADPMVDRNGGVFAISVSLTDKGLAQRDEVVAAIFNYLKMLRSEGIKQSYFDEISHVLNLDFRYPSITRDMDYIEWLVDTMLRVPVEHALDAPYLADRYDPKAIAERLDAMTPQNARIWFVSPDEPHNKTAYFVNAPYQVDKITPQRFTQWQQLASGISLSLPALNPYIPDDFTLTKPSHEFKKPEMVVDKPGLRVLYMPSRYFADEPKADVTVAFRNAKTMDSARNQVLFSLTDYLAGLALDQLSYQASVGGLSFSTSPNNGLMFNANGFTQRLPQLLTALIEGYSSFTPTEDQLAQAKSWYLEQLDAAEKGKAFELAIQPVQMVSRVPYSERSERREVLKTLTLKDVLAYRDSLLAEATPELLVVGNMSKQQVDTLASTLKHRLGCTGIEWWHGEDVVVDKNQLANLQQVGSSTDSALAAVYVPTGYDEVTGMAYSSLLGQIIQPWFYSQLRTQEQLGYAVFAFPISVGRQWGVGFLLQSNSKQPAYLYQRYQDFYPKTEKRLRDMSEADFEQYKQALINELKQRPQTLSEEASRFANDFDRGNFAFDTRQKLIAQVQQLTPAKLADYFHQAVIQPQGLAVLSQVSGSGQDKADYAAPKDWVTYPNASALQQILPRKVATP is encoded by the coding sequence ATGCGCAGACAGTTGGCCCGTATCACCGGGCTGGTATTATTGGCTATGTGTTGGGCACCGTTGAGTTGGGCCGCGCAAGGATGGCAACCGCTGGCGGAGAAGATCAACAAGAGCGAACACGATCCGCGTCAGTATGAAGCGATCAAGTTGGCTAACGGCATGACGGTGTTGCTGGTGTCTGATACCCAGGCACCGAAATCGCTGGCGGCGCTGGCATTGCCGGTCGGGTCGCTCGAAGATCCGAACAGCCAACTGGGCTTGGCGCACTATCTGGAGCATATGGTGCTGATGGGCTCCAAACGTTATCCAGAGCCGGAGAACCTGTCCGAATTCCTGAAAAAGCACGGTGGCAGCCACAACGCCAGCACGGCTTCTTATCGCACCGCCTTCTATCTGGAAGTGGAAAATGACGCGCTGGAGCCGGCGGTCGATCGCATGGCCGACGCCATTGCCGAGCCGCTGCTGGATCCGGGCAATGCCGATCGTGAGCGCAATGCGGTGAACGCCGAATTGACGATGGCGCGTTCGCGCGACGGCATGCGTATGGCGCAGGTCGGCGCGGAAACCCTTAACCCGGCGCATCCGAGCGCGCGCTTTTCCGGCGGCAATCTCGATACGCTGAAAGACAAGCCGGCCAGCAAGCTGCACGATGAGCTGACCGCCTTCTATAAACGCTACTACTCCGCCAACCTGATGATGGGCGTTTTGTACGGCAATCAGCCGTTGCCGCAGCTGGCTGATATTGCGGCGAAAACCTTTGGCCGCGTGCCGAATCACGACGCCAGCGTGCCGCCGATCACCGTGCCGGCCGTGACGCCGGAACAGCAGGGCATCATCATTCACTATGTGCCGGCGCAGCCGCGCAAGCAGCTGAAGGTCGAGTTCCGCATCGATAACAACAGCGCCGCGTTTCGCAGTAAAACCGATACCTACATCAGCTACCTGATCGGCAACCGCAGCAAGAACACCCTGTCTGACTGGCTGCAGAAGCAGGGGCTGGCGGACGCCATCAATGCCGGCGCCGATCCGATGGTCGATCGCAACGGCGGCGTCTTCGCCATCAGCGTCTCCCTGACCGACAAAGGCCTGGCCCAGCGCGACGAAGTCGTCGCCGCCATTTTCAACTACCTGAAAATGCTGCGCAGCGAAGGCATCAAACAGAGCTATTTCGATGAGATCTCGCATGTTCTGAATCTGGATTTCCGTTATCCGTCGATCACGCGTGACATGGACTACATCGAATGGCTGGTGGACACCATGCTGCGCGTGCCGGTTGAGCATGCGCTGGACGCGCCTTACCTGGCCGACCGCTATGATCCTAAGGCGATCGCCGAACGCCTGGATGCCATGACGCCGCAAAACGCGCGCATCTGGTTCGTCAGCCCGGATGAACCGCACAACAAGACGGCCTATTTCGTTAACGCGCCTTACCAGGTCGACAAAATCACGCCGCAGCGCTTTACGCAGTGGCAGCAGTTGGCGAGCGGTATTTCCCTGTCGTTGCCGGCGCTCAACCCGTATATCCCGGATGACTTTACTCTGACCAAGCCGTCGCACGAGTTCAAAAAGCCGGAAATGGTGGTGGATAAACCTGGCCTGCGCGTGCTGTACATGCCGAGCCGTTACTTCGCCGACGAGCCGAAGGCCGACGTCACCGTTGCTTTCCGCAACGCCAAGACCATGGATTCCGCGCGTAACCAGGTGCTGTTCTCGCTGACGGATTATCTGGCCGGCCTTGCGCTGGATCAGCTGAGCTATCAAGCATCGGTCGGCGGGCTGAGCTTCTCGACCTCGCCGAACAACGGCCTGATGTTTAACGCCAACGGTTTTACCCAGCGTTTGCCGCAGTTGCTGACGGCGCTGATCGAGGGCTATTCCAGCTTCACGCCGACGGAAGATCAGCTTGCGCAGGCCAAATCCTGGTATCTGGAGCAGTTGGACGCTGCCGAGAAGGGCAAGGCGTTCGAGCTGGCCATTCAGCCGGTGCAAATGGTTTCTCGCGTGCCGTATTCCGAACGCAGCGAGCGCCGCGAAGTGCTGAAAACGTTGACGCTGAAAGACGTGCTGGCCTATCGCGACAGCCTGCTGGCCGAGGCCACGCCGGAGCTGCTGGTGGTGGGCAACATGAGCAAGCAGCAGGTCGACACGTTGGCATCGACGCTGAAACATCGCCTGGGCTGTACCGGCATCGAATGGTGGCACGGCGAAGATGTGGTGGTAGACAAGAATCAGCTGGCCAACCTGCAACAGGTGGGTAGCAGCACCGACTCGGCGCTGGCGGCGGTCTATGTGCCGACCGGCTATGACGAAGTGACCGGCATGGCCTACAGCTCGCTGCTGGGGCAGATTATTCAGCCGTGGTTCTACAGCCAGCTGCGTACTCAGGAACAATTGGGGTATGCGGTCTTCGCCTTCCCGATATCGGTGGGGCGCCAGTGGGGCGTGGGCTTCCTGTTGCAGAGCAACAGCAAGCAGCCGGCCTATCTGTACCAGCGCTATCAGGATTTCTACCCGAAAACCGAGAAGCGTCTGCGCGACATGAGCGAGGCGGACTTTGAGCAGTACAAACAGGCACTCATCAATGAGTTGAAGCAGCGGCCGCAAACCCTGAGCGAAGAGGCCAGCCGGTTCGCCAACGATTTCGATCGCGGCAATTTCGCCTTCGATACTCGTCAAAAGCTGATTGCGCAGGTGCAACAGCTGACGCCGGCCAAACTGGCGGATTATTTCCACCAGGCGGTGATCCAGCCACAGGGGCTGGCGGTGCTGTCGCAGGTTAGCGGCAGCGGGCAAGACAAAGCGGATTACGCGGCGCCTAAGGACTGGGTCACTTATCCGAACGCGTCTGCATTGCAGCAGATCCTGCCGCGCAAAGTGGCGACGCCATGA